From Deltaproteobacteria bacterium, the proteins below share one genomic window:
- a CDS encoding tetratricopeptide repeat protein yields MTKERGTRQLAMQRMTAVLLLFLFACAPARTVRINGQDVPYEEAARAEFNVAKASYDQGRYDAAAQQFGAFAQRYRDSELLDEAVFRRGQSLSKAGKLQEAQAALQEFLDQRPSSPFRNPAVVELASVQTKLGQPAPPLPPIDTSQMSDREKNQAAAALAESYARNGQWGEAMRWSARVFETAPPAERETRRKDYEHALEAAPAQDVARFVADLDRGSPAWPAAALKLARIQLHMGDRAHASDLARDVLASQSQGAYADGARAVQQAAQGSGVRPNLIGIVLPLTGDLKGFADQALNGIALTLDLQGRGKVQVEIVDTKGEPDAAAEAVEQLAQRGVIAILGPLGIAEGLAAATRAQQLGIPMISLSRADGLTALGEYIFRDMPTSYAQAKAVAEYAQKKLNAKSFGILQPDSAYGDEMAHYFWDAVDAGGSEVRAFEHYPLRTTTFKPFVQRMVGRSPADLEERQQFSQEAEKITREIKDPYRRRKALSQLRNQQAPIVDFDAIFIPDAARTVRLIAPSIAAEDVITTGCDTRELEVVKRTTKNEQLRTVQLLGTSLWDSPDLVDERSGVARYVQCSIFVDVFFANSERPATKKFVDDFGSAYKRAPGFLEAHAFDAAGILKRTIEERRPQSRDELRAMFAGMGKPFEGASGDTVFGRDREAQKPFFWLWINRGSIVEFDPEGPPPVPPAAPVARR; encoded by the coding sequence ATGACAAAGGAACGCGGTACAAGGCAGCTCGCCATGCAGAGGATGACCGCGGTCCTGTTGCTGTTCCTCTTCGCCTGCGCTCCCGCGCGCACGGTCAGGATCAACGGGCAGGACGTGCCGTACGAGGAGGCTGCCCGGGCCGAATTCAACGTCGCGAAGGCCTCCTATGACCAGGGCCGCTATGACGCTGCGGCGCAGCAGTTCGGCGCCTTCGCGCAGCGCTACCGCGACAGCGAGCTGCTCGACGAAGCGGTCTTCCGCCGCGGCCAGTCGCTGTCCAAAGCGGGCAAGCTGCAGGAGGCACAGGCGGCGCTGCAGGAGTTCCTCGACCAGCGCCCTTCTTCGCCGTTCCGGAACCCGGCCGTGGTCGAGCTGGCCTCCGTCCAGACGAAGCTGGGGCAACCCGCACCGCCTCTGCCGCCGATCGACACCTCGCAGATGAGCGACAGGGAAAAGAACCAGGCGGCGGCCGCTCTCGCCGAGTCGTACGCGCGCAACGGCCAATGGGGAGAGGCGATGCGCTGGTCGGCGCGCGTCTTCGAGACAGCGCCGCCGGCGGAACGCGAGACGCGGCGCAAGGACTACGAGCATGCCCTCGAGGCGGCCCCCGCGCAGGACGTCGCCAGGTTCGTCGCCGATCTGGATCGCGGATCTCCCGCCTGGCCCGCCGCCGCTCTCAAGCTGGCGCGCATCCAGCTTCACATGGGCGATCGCGCCCACGCCTCAGACCTGGCGCGCGACGTGCTCGCCTCGCAGTCGCAGGGCGCGTACGCGGACGGCGCCCGCGCAGTGCAGCAGGCCGCGCAAGGGAGCGGAGTGCGCCCCAATCTCATCGGCATCGTCCTGCCGCTGACGGGAGACCTGAAGGGATTCGCGGATCAGGCGCTCAACGGGATCGCCCTCACCCTCGACCTGCAGGGCCGCGGCAAGGTGCAGGTGGAGATCGTCGACACGAAGGGCGAGCCGGACGCCGCGGCCGAGGCGGTCGAGCAGCTTGCCCAGCGCGGGGTTATCGCCATCCTCGGGCCCCTCGGCATCGCCGAAGGGCTGGCCGCGGCGACGCGCGCTCAGCAGCTCGGCATTCCGATGATCTCGCTCTCCCGCGCCGACGGGCTCACGGCGCTCGGCGAGTACATCTTCCGCGACATGCCCACTTCCTATGCGCAGGCCAAGGCGGTGGCCGAGTACGCGCAGAAAAAGCTCAACGCGAAGAGCTTCGGAATCCTGCAACCCGACTCCGCCTATGGCGACGAGATGGCGCACTACTTCTGGGACGCCGTGGACGCCGGAGGCAGCGAAGTGCGCGCGTTCGAGCACTATCCGCTGCGCACCACCACCTTCAAGCCGTTCGTGCAACGGATGGTCGGCCGCTCCCCGGCGGACCTCGAGGAGCGCCAGCAGTTCTCGCAGGAGGCGGAAAAGATCACCCGGGAGATCAAGGATCCATACCGCCGCCGCAAGGCGCTGAGCCAGCTCCGCAACCAGCAGGCGCCCATCGTCGACTTCGACGCGATCTTCATTCCCGACGCGGCGCGCACGGTCCGCCTGATCGCTCCCTCCATTGCCGCCGAGGACGTGATCACCACCGGCTGCGATACGCGCGAGCTCGAGGTGGTGAAGCGGACGACCAAGAACGAGCAGCTGCGCACCGTGCAGCTCCTCGGGACGAGCCTCTGGGATTCGCCCGACCTGGTCGACGAGCGCTCGGGCGTCGCCCGCTACGTGCAGTGCAGCATCTTCGTCGACGTCTTCTTCGCGAATTCCGAGCGCCCGGCGACGAAGAAGTTCGTCGACGACTTCGGCAGCGCGTACAAGCGCGCGCCCGGCTTCCTCGAGGCGCACGCCTTCGACGCCGCCGGCATCCTCAAGCGGACGATCGAGGAGCGGCGCCCGCAGTCGCGCGACGAGCTGAGGGCGATGTTCGCCGGCATGGGCAAGCCCTTTGAGGGCGCTTCCGGGGACACTGTCTTCGGAAGGGACCGCGAGGCCCAGAAGCCGTTCTTCTGGCTGTGGATCAACCGCGGCAGCATCGTCGAGTTCGACCCCGAGGGCCCGCCGCCGGTGCCGCCGGCCGCGCCCGTTGCCAGACGCTAG